From one Mytilus edulis chromosome 1, xbMytEdul2.2, whole genome shotgun sequence genomic stretch:
- the LOC139483170 gene encoding sialate:O-sulfotransferase 2-like, translating to MKNLIVLALCLVSVVYSNPYRNSGLYRGYVGCFVDDRNHLMLSHRKRVLHRNSLQKCKHHCRGFRYLGLQAGRWCLCGNRYYSRAYPQASELECKYRCPGEPNRMCGGAWRNSIYKV from the exons ATGAAGAATTTAATTGTTCTTGCCCTTTGTTTGGTCAGTGTTGTTTACTCAAACCCATACAGGAATAGTGGACTCTATAGAG GCTATGTTGGATGTTTCGTGGATGACCGTAACCACCTTATGTTAAGTCATAGGAAACGGGTTTTACATCGGAATTCATTACAGAAATGCAAACATCACTGTAGAGGGTTCAGGTATCTTGGATTACAG GCCGGTCGTTGGTGCCTTTGTGGAAACAGGTATTACAGCCGAGCATATCCCCAAGCATCGGAGTTGGAATGCAAATACCGTTGTCCAGGGGAACCGAATAGGATGTGTGGCGGCGCGTGGAGAAATTCCATCTATAAAG tttga